From Solidesulfovibrio carbinoliphilus subsp. oakridgensis, the proteins below share one genomic window:
- the murC gene encoding UDP-N-acetylmuramate--L-alanine ligase, whose translation MRTKVRTIHMIGIGGSGMSGIAEVLLNLGYEISGSDLAMSQTVKRLGSLGAAISIGHGRENLGHADVVVKSTAVTNDNPEVVVARERGIPVIPRAEMLAELMRLRTGIAVAGTHGKTTTTSLLATIFTEAGLDPTVIIGGRLNAYGAGARLGQGEYLIAEADESDGSFLCLAPIASVVTNVDADHLDHYAGIEAIDDAFVEFLNGIPFYGVNVVCLDDPGVARLLPRINRPFVTYGFGEKARLRGRILETGAKSRFLVSLDGEDLGEMRLNHPGRHNVQNALGAIGVSLETGIAPAVIAEALAKFGGVGRRFEIKGERAGVVVVDDYGHHPAEIRATLATARAVYPDRRLVVAFQPHRFSRTKALFGDFCTCFEAADTLLLTEIYPASEAPIPGVSGESLARGIRQVSKTDVAYYPDFAAVEAALPGVLRPGDLLLTLGAGSVWQVGARYLEAGDAS comes from the coding sequence ATGCGCACCAAGGTCCGCACCATCCACATGATCGGCATCGGCGGCTCGGGCATGAGCGGCATCGCCGAAGTGCTCTTGAATCTCGGCTACGAGATCTCGGGCTCGGATCTGGCCATGAGCCAGACGGTCAAGCGTCTGGGCAGCCTCGGCGCCGCCATTTCCATCGGCCACGGCCGGGAGAACCTCGGCCACGCCGACGTGGTGGTCAAATCCACGGCTGTCACCAACGACAATCCCGAGGTGGTCGTCGCCCGCGAGCGCGGCATCCCGGTCATCCCCAGGGCCGAGATGCTGGCCGAACTGATGCGGCTTCGCACCGGCATCGCCGTGGCCGGCACCCACGGCAAGACCACCACCACCTCCCTTTTGGCCACCATCTTCACCGAGGCCGGCCTCGACCCCACGGTCATCATCGGCGGCAGGCTGAACGCCTACGGGGCCGGGGCCCGCCTGGGCCAGGGCGAATACCTCATTGCCGAGGCCGACGAATCCGACGGCTCGTTTCTGTGCCTGGCGCCCATCGCCTCGGTGGTCACCAACGTCGACGCCGACCATCTGGACCACTACGCCGGCATCGAGGCCATTGACGACGCCTTTGTGGAATTTCTAAACGGCATCCCCTTTTACGGGGTCAACGTGGTCTGCCTGGACGATCCCGGCGTGGCCCGGCTGTTGCCACGGATCAACCGGCCGTTTGTCACCTACGGCTTCGGCGAAAAGGCCCGGCTTCGCGGCCGCATCCTCGAAACCGGGGCCAAGAGCCGGTTCCTGGTCAGCCTCGACGGCGAGGACCTGGGCGAGATGCGCCTCAATCACCCCGGGCGCCACAATGTCCAAAACGCCCTTGGCGCCATCGGCGTGTCGCTCGAGACCGGCATCGCGCCGGCGGTCATTGCCGAGGCCCTGGCCAAGTTCGGCGGCGTGGGCCGGCGGTTCGAGATCAAGGGCGAGCGGGCCGGCGTGGTGGTGGTCGACGACTACGGCCACCACCCGGCCGAGATCCGGGCCACCCTGGCCACGGCCCGGGCCGTCTATCCGGACCGGCGGCTGGTGGTCGCGTTCCAGCCCCACCGGTTTTCGCGGACCAAGGCCCTTTTCGGCGATTTCTGCACCTGCTTCGAGGCGGCCGACACGCTCCTTCTGACCGAGATCTATCCGGCCTCGGAAGCGCCCATTCCGGGGGTGAGCGGCGAGAGCCTGGCCCGGGGCATCCGGCAGGTGAGCAAGACCGATGTTGCCTACTATCCGGATTTCGCGGCCGTGGAGGCCGCCCTGCCCGGGGTCCTGCGCCCGGGCGACCTGCTGTTGACCCTGGGGGCCGGCAGCGTCTGGCAGGTGGGCGCGCGCTACCTGGAGGCGGGGGATGCCTCCTGA